The proteins below are encoded in one region of Haloterrigena turkmenica DSM 5511:
- a CDS encoding ABC transporter substrate-binding protein, with amino-acid sequence MANQPDQINYNPFGQQTPGVLNKIIFEQGARWHADEEEWVSLLVENWEYPSTVQSGATVRFDLSDTYTWFNGDAYTAEDFVGQMRWRNVNNDAVWDFLDDVEQTGEYSVEMTLAEKIDTQLFENALFGMGDAPTNWTFKFDVFRDYLERMEDAGSDEDRSTILQELAEWNVSLNEAREKGLGNGPFMPSEATANQLLLEKYEDYQNPHITADDIAFDTMEALPLQGPQEKLRSLRNNEVDALHNVAFNSAQADQIPDNYESVRFYSHSGESISFNCRREPLDNQQVRWALSNVLQASHDTLMQNLPLSDVNKERVNLSAGMSQPLIDEWLGDVKGQFMQFDGGTERATELLRDEGFTQENGTWYKPDGEQFTLTFRDAGFHSNRTETASRILSDFGIETEAIIVEDTTYFGQTIPERDYDLTNWWVGQSAPLPYEGFQNHLVNEAWVTAYPLGVPSVSEWNGEGTSEFIVEVPPIGEPDGELREMDIRERLQAIARGQSKEEQRPHIQQLAWSWNWMDASWGPWTLYIASEYYNTENWNWPANDSAIMKTPSVQDWPVRQGQPTPNE; translated from the coding sequence ATGGCCAATCAGCCGGATCAGATCAACTACAACCCCTTCGGACAGCAGACCCCCGGCGTCTTGAACAAGATCATCTTCGAGCAAGGCGCGCGGTGGCATGCCGACGAGGAAGAATGGGTGTCACTACTCGTCGAGAACTGGGAATACCCGTCGACGGTCCAGTCTGGGGCGACCGTTCGGTTCGACCTGTCTGATACGTATACGTGGTTCAACGGAGACGCGTACACGGCCGAGGACTTCGTGGGCCAAATGCGCTGGCGGAACGTGAACAACGATGCCGTCTGGGACTTTCTCGACGATGTCGAGCAGACGGGCGAATACAGCGTCGAGATGACGCTCGCAGAGAAGATCGACACCCAACTGTTCGAGAACGCGCTGTTCGGGATGGGCGACGCCCCGACCAACTGGACGTTCAAGTTCGACGTCTTCAGGGACTACCTCGAGCGCATGGAAGATGCTGGGTCCGACGAAGACCGGAGTACGATCCTCCAAGAACTCGCCGAGTGGAACGTTTCTCTCAACGAGGCTCGTGAGAAAGGGCTCGGGAACGGGCCGTTTATGCCGTCGGAGGCGACGGCGAACCAGCTCCTCCTAGAGAAGTACGAGGACTACCAGAACCCCCACATCACGGCGGACGACATCGCGTTCGATACGATGGAGGCGCTGCCGCTCCAGGGGCCTCAGGAGAAGCTCCGATCGCTGCGCAATAACGAGGTGGATGCGCTTCACAACGTGGCGTTCAACTCGGCGCAGGCAGACCAGATCCCGGACAACTACGAGTCCGTCAGGTTCTACAGCCATAGCGGCGAGTCGATCTCATTCAACTGTCGCCGCGAGCCTCTCGACAACCAGCAGGTCCGGTGGGCGCTCTCGAACGTGCTGCAAGCGAGCCACGACACGCTGATGCAGAACCTGCCACTCTCGGACGTGAACAAGGAGCGCGTCAATCTGTCCGCGGGGATGTCACAGCCGCTTATCGATGAGTGGCTCGGAGACGTCAAAGGTCAGTTCATGCAGTTCGACGGCGGGACCGAACGAGCTACCGAACTCCTTCGGGACGAAGGGTTCACCCAGGAGAACGGTACGTGGTACAAGCCCGACGGCGAGCAGTTCACGCTCACGTTCAGAGACGCCGGTTTCCACAGCAACCGGACGGAAACCGCGTCGCGGATCCTCAGCGACTTCGGTATCGAGACCGAAGCGATCATCGTTGAGGACACCACGTACTTCGGACAGACGATCCCCGAGCGGGACTACGATCTCACTAACTGGTGGGTCGGCCAGTCCGCACCGCTTCCGTACGAGGGGTTCCAGAATCACCTCGTCAACGAGGCATGGGTGACCGCGTATCCGCTCGGCGTACCCTCCGTCTCGGAGTGGAACGGCGAGGGTACCAGCGAGTTCATCGTCGAAGTTCCGCCGATCGGTGAGCCCGACGGAGAGCTTCGAGAGATGGACATCCGGGAACGCCTCCAGGCGATCGCGCGAGGCCAGAGCAAGGAAGAACAGCGGCCGCACATCCAGCAGCTAGCGTGGTCCTGGAACTGGATGGACGCTTCCTGGGGACCATGGACACTGTACATCGCCTCTGAGTACTACAACACCGAGAACTGGAACTGGCCCGCAAACGACAGCGCGATCATGAAGACACCGAGTGTGCAAGACTGGCCCGTCCGCCAGGGCCAGCCGACGCCCAACGAATAA
- a CDS encoding HalOD1 output domain-containing protein, with translation MAEGTPVHAVITAVAEVTDSDPTELPPLSKAIDPEAPNTFFDSSSLSQLRM, from the coding sequence ATGGCTGAGGGAACGCCAGTACATGCAGTCATCACTGCAGTTGCAGAAGTAACGGACTCTGATCCTACTGAATTGCCGCCGCTCAGCAAGGCAATTGACCCGGAAGCGCCAAACACCTTCTTTGACTCGTCGTCACTATCACAGCTACGAATGTAG
- a CDS encoding glycoside hydrolase family 32 protein, translating into MDCVSLEDLPTEQSLSSFDALWWHRDLSFADETFPSGAVDALMAYLDGGGGLLLSLHGVTTVKELGIDPQPPDLIDETYKPVHKWGQRPAGFLIGSRFADADLFESCDGNRVHTQPSRSESTPRVAYGRRIPKRGTVLASAAVGETDVPRENSVIGWQVGAGTVVGIGQHFTFDGVPSEYLTTLRTILRGTIKHIARGEAAMYTRPRSGAELTQVRTEIDDDPHRPSYHFTPPANWMNDPNGLVKWNGEYHLFYQYNPAGPYHGSIHWGHAVSDDLVHWEDRPIALEPDTGGPDRHGCWSGCTVLDDDVPTFVYTGGDGHDQLPCLARAADDDLDTWQKSPQNPIITDPPERPQILANDDWNAEFRDHDVWKEDGTWYHLIGSGTEDAGGTALLYQSDDLLDWAYVGPILVGDRDEDGPIWECPELLDFGDLQLLQVSNYDKVAYFLGTFDGQTFDRKDSGTLDHGNYYAAQSIPDGDGRYLSWGWIREDRSASAQWDAGWSGAMSVPRSLSLSSDGTLVVQPAEELTRLRGERETIDRQTLSPDDPSPCDGVSGDALEIQLELELDGADAFELVVACSDDGEERTSIRYTDGNRLIVDREHSSLSDAANSDPQSIDEVPQSDDGIVHLHVLIDASVIEVFVNDRTSVSSRIYPTRADSTGVSLEAVGGAVELYSADMWSLESAFTDGSSAEAASNPEINLD; encoded by the coding sequence GTGGACTGTGTTTCACTCGAGGATCTACCGACGGAACAATCGCTGTCGTCGTTCGACGCGCTCTGGTGGCACCGCGATCTCTCTTTCGCGGACGAAACGTTCCCTTCCGGTGCGGTCGACGCACTGATGGCGTATCTCGACGGGGGCGGCGGACTTCTGTTGAGTCTACACGGAGTCACGACCGTCAAGGAGCTGGGGATCGATCCGCAGCCGCCGGACCTCATCGACGAAACGTACAAACCAGTCCACAAGTGGGGTCAGCGCCCGGCGGGGTTCCTGATCGGTTCGCGGTTCGCCGACGCCGACCTGTTCGAGTCATGTGACGGAAACCGCGTTCACACGCAGCCGTCCCGTAGCGAATCGACACCTCGAGTGGCCTACGGACGCCGGATCCCGAAGCGTGGAACGGTTCTCGCGAGCGCCGCTGTCGGTGAGACGGACGTCCCCCGAGAGAACAGCGTCATCGGTTGGCAAGTCGGGGCGGGAACCGTCGTCGGTATCGGCCAACACTTCACGTTCGATGGCGTACCGTCGGAGTACCTGACGACACTGCGGACGATTCTTCGCGGGACGATCAAGCACATCGCCCGCGGGGAGGCCGCGATGTACACTCGACCGCGGAGTGGCGCGGAACTGACACAGGTCCGGACAGAGATCGACGACGATCCTCACCGCCCCTCGTACCATTTCACGCCGCCGGCAAACTGGATGAACGATCCGAACGGACTAGTCAAATGGAACGGCGAGTATCACCTGTTCTACCAGTACAACCCGGCCGGACCGTACCACGGATCGATCCACTGGGGGCATGCGGTGAGCGACGACCTCGTTCACTGGGAGGATAGGCCCATCGCGCTAGAGCCCGACACAGGGGGACCGGACCGGCACGGGTGCTGGTCGGGCTGTACGGTACTCGATGACGACGTCCCCACGTTCGTCTACACCGGCGGCGACGGACATGATCAGCTCCCCTGTCTCGCTCGCGCGGCCGATGACGACCTCGATACCTGGCAGAAGTCCCCACAGAATCCGATCATCACCGACCCTCCCGAGCGGCCGCAGATCCTCGCGAACGACGACTGGAACGCCGAGTTTCGCGACCACGACGTCTGGAAGGAGGACGGAACCTGGTATCACCTCATCGGCTCCGGGACCGAGGATGCCGGTGGAACGGCGCTGTTGTATCAGTCGGACGACCTTCTCGATTGGGCGTACGTCGGTCCAATCCTAGTCGGAGACCGCGACGAAGACGGGCCGATCTGGGAGTGCCCGGAACTACTCGACTTCGGTGACCTGCAGCTGCTGCAGGTCTCGAACTACGACAAGGTCGCGTACTTTCTCGGAACGTTCGACGGTCAGACGTTCGACCGAAAGGACTCGGGGACGCTCGATCACGGGAACTACTACGCCGCCCAATCGATCCCCGACGGCGACGGGCGGTACCTCTCGTGGGGCTGGATCCGCGAGGATCGCAGTGCGTCCGCGCAGTGGGACGCGGGGTGGTCTGGTGCCATGTCTGTCCCTCGTTCGCTCTCCCTTTCGTCCGACGGTACTCTTGTAGTGCAGCCGGCCGAGGAACTCACTCGTCTTCGGGGAGAACGCGAGACGATCGACCGCCAGACGCTCTCCCCGGACGATCCGTCACCGTGTGACGGCGTCTCCGGCGACGCGCTGGAAATTCAACTCGAACTGGAACTCGACGGTGCTGACGCGTTCGAGCTCGTCGTCGCGTGCTCCGATGACGGCGAGGAACGAACATCGATCCGGTACACGGACGGCAATCGTCTGATCGTCGATCGTGAACACTCCAGCCTCTCGGACGCCGCAAACTCCGATCCGCAGTCAATCGACGAGGTACCCCAGTCCGACGACGGCATCGTTCACCTGCACGTGCTCATCGACGCTTCGGTCATCGAAGTGTTCGTCAACGATCGAACCAGTGTGAGCAGCCGAATCTACCCGACTCGGGCCGATAGCACCGGCGTCTCGCTCGAGGCGGTCGGCGGAGCCGTCGAACTCTACTCTGCAGACATGTGGTCGCTGGAGTCCGCGTTCACAGACGGCTCGAGCGCCGAGGCGGCCTCAAACCCCGAAATAAACCTTGATTGA
- a CDS encoding sugar porter family MFS transporter has product MPTSHTDTADGQNSFIYVVAALAALNGLLFGFDTGVISGAMLYIRDAFELTAVFGYTMNPSYVEGVIVSGAMVGAIIGAALGGRLADRLGRRRLILVSAVVFFVGSLIMAIAPTVEILIVGRILDGVGIGFASVVGPLYISEISPPKIRGSLVSLNQLTITSGILIAYLVNLAFAGGGEWRWMLGLGMVPAAVLFVGMLFMPESPRWLYEQGRETDAREVLSRTRAESQVGTELSEIKETVQVESSSFRDLFQPWVRPMLIVGVGLAVFQQVTGINTVIYYAPTILESTGFEDTASILATAGIGVVNVVMTIVAVLLIDRVGRRPLLLSGLSGMTLMLAALGFTFFLPGLSGIIGWVATGSLMLYVAFFAIGLGPAFWLLISEIYPMQVRGTAMGTVTVLNWAANLIVSLTFLRLVDVFGQSGTFWLYGGLCFIALVFCYQLVPETKGRSLEEIESNLRETTIGKKAGRSNTVKSDD; this is encoded by the coding sequence ATGCCGACATCACACACAGATACTGCCGACGGACAGAACTCGTTTATTTACGTAGTCGCGGCGTTAGCCGCACTGAACGGCTTACTATTCGGCTTCGACACCGGCGTTATCTCCGGTGCAATGCTCTACATTCGGGATGCGTTCGAACTCACCGCAGTGTTCGGCTATACGATGAATCCGTCCTACGTCGAAGGGGTGATCGTCAGTGGAGCAATGGTCGGCGCAATCATCGGCGCAGCGCTCGGCGGTCGTCTCGCCGACCGGCTCGGTCGACGCCGACTCATCCTCGTCAGCGCAGTCGTCTTCTTCGTCGGCTCGCTCATCATGGCGATCGCACCGACCGTCGAAATACTAATCGTCGGCCGCATCCTTGACGGGGTCGGGATCGGCTTCGCGTCGGTAGTCGGTCCACTCTACATCTCCGAAATCTCGCCCCCGAAGATACGGGGATCGCTGGTCTCGCTGAACCAGTTAACCATTACAAGCGGTATCCTCATCGCGTATCTGGTGAATCTCGCGTTCGCCGGCGGTGGTGAATGGCGCTGGATGCTCGGTCTCGGAATGGTCCCTGCAGCCGTCCTATTCGTCGGGATGCTCTTCATGCCGGAAAGTCCGCGCTGGCTCTACGAACAGGGCCGTGAGACGGATGCCCGCGAGGTCCTGTCCCGAACCCGCGCCGAAAGCCAGGTCGGTACCGAACTCAGCGAAATCAAAGAAACGGTCCAGGTCGAGTCCAGTTCGTTTCGTGATCTGTTCCAGCCGTGGGTCCGCCCGATGCTGATCGTCGGCGTCGGACTGGCGGTATTCCAGCAAGTGACCGGCATCAACACGGTCATCTACTACGCTCCGACGATCCTCGAGTCCACTGGCTTCGAAGACACCGCTTCGATTCTCGCGACTGCCGGAATCGGCGTTGTCAACGTCGTGATGACCATTGTTGCCGTCCTCCTCATCGACCGGGTTGGGCGCCGACCGCTGTTGCTGAGCGGACTCAGCGGAATGACCTTGATGCTCGCCGCCCTCGGCTTCACGTTCTTCCTACCCGGCCTCTCGGGCATCATCGGCTGGGTCGCGACCGGGAGCCTGATGCTGTACGTCGCGTTCTTCGCAATCGGACTCGGACCGGCGTTCTGGCTGCTGATCTCCGAGATCTATCCGATGCAGGTCCGTGGAACCGCAATGGGGACCGTTACGGTCCTCAACTGGGCTGCGAACCTGATCGTGTCGCTGACGTTCCTCCGTCTAGTCGACGTCTTCGGCCAGTCGGGCACGTTCTGGCTCTACGGCGGGCTCTGTTTCATCGCACTGGTCTTCTGTTACCAGCTTGTCCCCGAAACGAAGGGCCGATCGCTCGAGGAGATCGAATCCAATCTGCGCGAGACCACCATCGGCAAGAAAGCCGGGCGCTCTAACACCGTGAAATCGGACGACTAA
- a CDS encoding TrmB family transcriptional regulator sugar-binding domain-containing protein, whose amino-acid sequence MDGRDLRTALKRFGLSEKEVAAYLTSIGHGKIKMSDLADEADISVRHAYKVADQLEQRGLIVVNDHSTPTTLNAIHPSEAISQLKENLSTIESELNTRFEEASFESKTEVYKSKPTLFKRLRESISKAENEVLVSLPVEAVPDIADDLRRALDRGVFILLLVTNTKTAVSGDSTIASVMRISEGDFPAMMCVDRRDGIFSPPDLLRHAYSSKQGISLQQNSFIPILISAFLGNFWGAGYEAYISRPNDLPQEYTTFCHAIVDATCKLRQNTELYAEIKARAVSAADGFETIRGQVTNVQQSIIAPESSSRAIKNTLFIESENTVVSIGGPGAFMEDFEAKMIRLSTDVGTR is encoded by the coding sequence ATGGACGGTAGAGATCTTAGAACAGCTCTTAAGCGATTCGGACTCTCTGAGAAGGAAGTAGCAGCATACCTCACCTCCATCGGGCATGGTAAAATTAAGATGAGCGATCTAGCTGATGAAGCAGACATTTCAGTTCGACATGCGTACAAGGTCGCCGATCAACTTGAACAGCGAGGTCTCATAGTCGTCAATGACCATAGCACACCGACAACATTGAATGCAATCCACCCTTCTGAGGCAATATCTCAATTGAAGGAAAACCTTTCAACAATTGAGTCAGAACTTAACACACGTTTCGAAGAGGCTTCGTTCGAGTCGAAGACAGAGGTCTACAAATCTAAACCAACCCTTTTCAAACGTCTCCGGGAGAGTATTTCGAAAGCAGAAAATGAGGTTTTAGTATCACTTCCAGTCGAAGCGGTGCCTGACATTGCTGATGACCTACGAAGAGCGCTTGACCGAGGTGTATTTATCCTTCTGTTAGTGACTAATACAAAAACAGCAGTCTCTGGGGACAGTACAATCGCATCCGTTATGCGTATATCTGAAGGTGATTTTCCTGCGATGATGTGTGTTGACCGTAGGGATGGAATTTTTTCACCGCCAGACCTGCTCCGCCATGCCTATTCATCTAAGCAAGGTATCTCTCTTCAACAAAACTCCTTCATACCAATTCTAATCAGTGCCTTTCTAGGTAACTTCTGGGGTGCAGGATACGAAGCCTACATTAGTCGGCCGAATGATCTTCCCCAAGAATACACCACGTTTTGTCACGCAATAGTAGATGCTACGTGCAAATTGAGGCAAAATACAGAACTCTACGCAGAAATAAAAGCCCGGGCTGTGTCTGCTGCTGACGGATTTGAAACCATTCGTGGACAAGTTACTAATGTGCAACAGTCAATCATTGCCCCAGAGTCAAGTTCCCGCGCTATCAAAAATACTCTTTTTATAGAGAGTGAGAATACTGTAGTATCTATTGGTGGACCGGGAGCATTTATGGAAGATTTTGAAGCAAAGATGATCAGGTTATCGACAGATGTAGGGACTAGGTGA
- a CDS encoding glycoside hydrolase family 68 protein: protein MVDKSTNLELSRRSILKTTGAIGAAGLALPFGTGSGAALETGEASQWTREHANSIELTDDTTAPVIDENSDVISDDYWIWDTWPLRYRDGSIAKIDGWQVVFSLTASKDLVPGARHNEATIRYFYSRNGHDWQEGGTAFENPLGHHQWAGSAMYDQSEDQIYHFYTATSPEPEFRQRLALGKGASLRTSPHGVELTGDQEHVIIGEADGDLYQTLEQSREQGIVYAFRDPWYFEHPETGEDLVVFEGNTPTGGDSPDDPQSYNGNVGVMRATNDELTEWELLPPNLEAIEVNQQLERPHYVFNNGKWYLFVLSHEFTFAPGLSGPDALYGFVSDSLYGEYEPLNGSGLVLANPESAPFQAYSWLAMPHGNDVLIESFENFRGLDDTSRGEISLDEVGHLPPEEQKELFGGTLAPSLKLQLEGTKTRIVSELNDGHFLPSGGSNKGTNGNNQ, encoded by the coding sequence ATGGTAGATAAGAGTACTAATCTTGAGCTAAGCAGGCGCAGTATACTCAAAACAACTGGCGCAATTGGTGCGGCCGGTCTCGCGCTACCGTTTGGGACTGGCTCCGGAGCCGCTCTCGAGACAGGTGAAGCGAGCCAGTGGACTCGCGAACACGCAAACAGTATCGAACTTACAGACGATACGACTGCTCCGGTCATCGATGAGAACTCCGACGTAATCTCGGACGACTACTGGATCTGGGACACGTGGCCGCTTCGATACCGCGACGGCTCGATTGCAAAGATCGACGGCTGGCAGGTCGTCTTCTCCCTCACGGCGTCAAAGGACCTCGTACCGGGCGCTCGGCACAATGAAGCGACGATTCGCTACTTCTACTCCCGGAATGGTCACGACTGGCAGGAGGGCGGGACGGCCTTCGAGAACCCGCTTGGGCACCACCAGTGGGCCGGCTCTGCGATGTACGATCAGAGCGAGGACCAGATTTACCACTTCTACACAGCGACCAGCCCGGAACCGGAGTTCCGCCAGCGACTCGCACTCGGCAAGGGCGCGTCCCTCCGGACCAGTCCGCACGGCGTCGAGCTGACCGGTGACCAGGAGCACGTTATCATCGGCGAAGCCGACGGGGACCTCTATCAGACCCTAGAGCAGTCCCGAGAACAGGGCATCGTCTACGCGTTCCGTGACCCGTGGTACTTCGAGCATCCCGAGACCGGCGAGGATCTCGTCGTGTTCGAGGGGAACACGCCCACGGGAGGCGATAGCCCAGATGATCCGCAAAGCTACAACGGGAACGTTGGCGTAATGCGAGCGACCAACGACGAACTCACTGAGTGGGAGCTCCTCCCGCCTAACCTGGAGGCGATCGAGGTCAACCAACAGTTGGAACGCCCGCATTACGTCTTCAATAACGGGAAGTGGTATCTGTTCGTCCTCAGCCACGAGTTTACGTTCGCTCCCGGCCTCAGCGGTCCCGACGCGCTGTACGGGTTCGTGAGCGATTCGCTCTACGGAGAATACGAACCGCTCAACGGGAGCGGACTGGTCCTCGCAAACCCCGAGTCGGCGCCCTTCCAAGCGTATTCGTGGCTGGCGATGCCCCACGGGAACGACGTGCTGATCGAAAGCTTCGAGAACTTCCGCGGGCTCGACGACACGTCTCGGGGCGAGATCAGCCTCGACGAGGTCGGCCATCTGCCCCCCGAAGAGCAGAAGGAACTGTTCGGTGGAACGCTTGCACCGAGCCTGAAGCTACAACTCGAGGGGACTAAAACGCGGATCGTCAGCGAACTCAATGACGGCCACTTTCTTCCCTCGGGTGGATCGAACAAGGGGACGAACGGAAATAATCAGTAA
- a CDS encoding ABC transporter permease, with product MNYYVKRVIRSFVTLVLVITITFGLTRLMPGGPVDYMRAKLRKQNPNMPSEQIDQMVQAYVGVKPDEPIYVQYLNYVTSVLQGDLGESTYYNEPVAQIYAEAIPWTLFVLGTAMLVTFAISISLGALLAYKEGSRLDSAVSTVAIVMNSVPYYVAAIVLIAIFVTNLGMYPLSGRTSLGVTPGFNLPFIVDVLRHATLPMLSVIITGFGVQTLAMRSNSIRVLGEDYIRVARLRMLPTSRIANQYVARNAILPIYTGFVIQIGFIFGGSIILEDIFQYPGVGYYFFNAITARDYPLMMGGFLIISVAVVIAVTIADLTYGLIDPRAGAGGDSSEAY from the coding sequence ATGAACTACTACGTAAAGCGTGTGATCCGATCGTTCGTGACTCTGGTGCTGGTCATCACGATCACGTTCGGTCTGACACGTCTGATGCCCGGCGGCCCTGTCGATTACATGCGAGCGAAACTTCGCAAGCAAAATCCGAACATGCCGTCCGAGCAGATCGACCAGATGGTGCAGGCGTACGTCGGTGTCAAGCCGGACGAACCGATCTACGTGCAGTACCTGAACTACGTCACCAGCGTCCTTCAGGGCGACCTCGGCGAATCGACGTACTATAACGAGCCGGTCGCTCAGATCTACGCGGAGGCGATCCCGTGGACGCTGTTCGTCCTCGGAACGGCGATGCTCGTGACGTTCGCGATTTCGATCTCGCTCGGCGCGCTCCTCGCTTACAAGGAGGGGAGTCGGCTTGACTCGGCCGTAAGCACTGTCGCAATCGTGATGAACTCCGTCCCCTATTACGTGGCGGCGATTGTTCTCATCGCGATCTTCGTCACGAACCTAGGAATGTATCCGCTCTCCGGCAGAACGAGCCTCGGCGTCACACCGGGCTTCAACCTCCCGTTCATAGTAGACGTGCTACGACACGCGACCCTGCCAATGCTCTCGGTCATTATCACGGGCTTCGGCGTCCAGACGCTCGCGATGCGGAGCAACAGTATCAGAGTACTCGGAGAGGATTACATCCGTGTCGCACGGTTGCGGATGCTCCCTACAAGTCGCATCGCGAACCAGTACGTGGCTCGGAACGCAATCCTCCCGATCTACACCGGCTTCGTCATCCAGATCGGGTTCATCTTCGGGGGTTCGATCATCCTCGAGGACATTTTCCAGTATCCGGGCGTCGGGTACTACTTCTTCAACGCGATCACGGCGCGCGACTATCCGTTGATGATGGGTGGATTCCTCATCATATCGGTCGCAGTCGTCATCGCGGTCACGATCGCCGATCTCACCTACGGGCTGATCGATCCGCGTGCGGGTGCCGGGGGTGATTCCAGTGAAGCCTACTGA
- a CDS encoding universal stress protein: protein MNEGSYSREPSREPELRTILLGVGGRDDSRVDALVDVVKEVASSNTTVIIVHVFDTDSYKETVKQVADTEDEHIEPDELAAQMSTTEEITGRLEADSIDYEARATTGRKGDGVVEIAEEVDADRVIIGGRQRSPAGKALFGSTAQKVMLNAPCPVTFVRDRE from the coding sequence ATGAACGAAGGATCATACTCTAGAGAGCCGTCACGCGAACCCGAACTACGAACAATTCTGCTCGGCGTTGGCGGGCGCGATGACTCCCGTGTCGACGCACTCGTGGATGTCGTCAAGGAAGTAGCCTCCAGTAACACCACGGTAATCATCGTCCACGTTTTCGATACGGATTCCTACAAAGAAACGGTCAAGCAGGTAGCGGATACGGAGGACGAACACATCGAACCTGACGAACTAGCTGCTCAGATGAGCACTACCGAGGAGATTACCGGCCGCTTGGAAGCTGATTCGATCGATTACGAGGCTCGCGCGACGACCGGCAGAAAGGGAGATGGGGTCGTCGAGATCGCCGAGGAGGTTGACGCTGATCGCGTGATCATCGGCGGCCGGCAACGCTCTCCCGCCGGAAAGGCACTCTTCGGGAGCACGGCGCAGAAAGTCATGCTGAACGCGCCCTGTCCGGTCACGTTCGTCCGCGATCGAGAGTGA